From one Actinopolyspora saharensis genomic stretch:
- a CDS encoding exodeoxyribonuclease VII small subunit → MTDEEREDSREEAAAANGVDPDSDHPDVAALGYEQARDELAEVVRKLEAGGLSLEDSLALWERGEALANACERQLAGARERVDRALASVQEQDDSSAE, encoded by the coding sequence GTGACCGACGAAGAGCGGGAAGACTCCCGGGAGGAAGCGGCCGCGGCGAACGGGGTCGACCCCGATTCCGATCATCCAGACGTTGCCGCCCTCGGTTACGAGCAGGCGCGGGACGAGCTCGCCGAGGTGGTGCGCAAACTGGAGGCCGGTGGGCTCTCCCTCGAGGACTCGCTGGCGCTGTGGGAGCGCGGCGAGGCCCTGGCCAACGCGTGCGAGCGGCAGCTGGCGGGCGCGCGCGAGCGGGTCGACCGCGCGCTGGCCTCGGTGCAGGAGCAGGACGACTCCTCCGCGGAGTGA
- the xseA gene encoding exodeoxyribonuclease VII large subunit, with translation MSQLNSPTTAEEPWPVRTVARKIADWINRLGSIWVEGQVTQVSARSGASTAFITLRDPSADVSLTLTCPAKLLRGMDPPLTDGSRVVVHGKPSFYVARGTLSLRVDEIRAVGVGELLARIERLRKLLKGEGLFDAERKRPLPFLPNRVGLITGRDSAAEHDVLSNARLRWPAVRFEVRNVVVQGSTAVPQILEVLSELDADPNVDVIVIARGGGSVEDLLPFSDETLCRAVAACTTPVVSAVGHEPDSPLLDHVADVRSSTPTGAGKRVVPDVAEQSQQVAQLRERARRALRGWVDREQRVLDSLRTRPSIADPHAPLQRRQEQVDALRQRSRRAVLAVLTGEQHELAATRSRLTALGPAATLARGYAIVQRVEDAGPSVLHSTEQVTAGTHLRIRLTDGAVHAVVTDDE, from the coding sequence GTGAGTCAGCTGAATTCCCCCACAACCGCCGAGGAGCCCTGGCCGGTCCGCACGGTGGCCCGCAAGATCGCGGACTGGATCAACCGGCTCGGCAGCATCTGGGTCGAGGGGCAGGTCACGCAGGTCTCCGCCCGATCCGGCGCCTCCACCGCCTTCATCACGCTGCGGGACCCTTCGGCGGACGTCTCGTTGACCCTGACCTGTCCGGCGAAGCTCCTGCGCGGGATGGACCCCCCGCTGACCGACGGGAGCCGGGTCGTGGTGCACGGCAAGCCGTCCTTCTACGTCGCCCGCGGCACGCTGAGCCTGCGAGTGGACGAGATCAGAGCGGTCGGGGTGGGCGAGCTGCTGGCCCGGATAGAGCGGCTCCGCAAGTTGCTCAAGGGCGAGGGGCTGTTCGACGCGGAGCGGAAGCGCCCACTTCCGTTCCTGCCGAACCGGGTCGGTCTGATCACCGGCAGGGACTCGGCAGCCGAGCACGACGTGCTGAGCAACGCGCGGCTGCGGTGGCCCGCGGTGCGCTTCGAGGTGCGCAACGTGGTCGTGCAGGGGTCGACGGCGGTCCCGCAGATCCTGGAGGTCCTCTCCGAGCTGGACGCGGACCCGAACGTGGACGTGATCGTGATCGCCCGCGGCGGGGGCAGCGTGGAGGACCTGCTGCCCTTCTCGGACGAGACGCTGTGCCGCGCGGTGGCGGCCTGCACCACCCCGGTCGTGAGCGCTGTGGGCCACGAGCCGGACTCCCCGCTGCTGGATCACGTCGCAGATGTGCGCAGCTCCACACCGACGGGCGCGGGCAAGCGGGTCGTGCCGGACGTCGCCGAGCAGAGCCAGCAGGTCGCCCAGCTCAGGGAGCGGGCCAGGCGGGCGCTGCGCGGCTGGGTGGACCGGGAACAACGAGTGCTGGACTCGCTGCGCACGAGGCCTTCGATCGCCGATCCGCATGCTCCGCTGCAACGCAGGCAGGAGCAGGTCGACGCGCTCAGGCAGCGCTCCAGGAGGGCGGTGCTGGCGGTGCTGACCGGCGAGCAGCACGAGCTCGCGGCGACGAGATCACGCTTGACGGCGCTGGGACCGGCAGCCACGCTTGCTCGCGGTTACGCGATCGTGCAACGCGTCGAGGACGCCGGCCCGTCCGTCCTGCACTCGACGGAACAGGTCACCGCCGGGACGCACCTGCGGATCCGGCTGACCGACGGGGCCGTGCACGCCGTCGTCACCGATGACGAGTAA
- a CDS encoding lipid droplet-associated protein, with product MRSFPLPIRVAAGLASTAVEQTRRLPDCLIGLPVTVTSQALQLTMRVQQQVTELAIKGDDLLAELRQPEQQPEWARFDEDERTERAQPPAASSEHPAGETVDAAEAGPATGGGRTTPTGEDDVSDLLPDYEEMTLPQLRGKLRRLSLSELHRLLRYERAHSRRPDFLQMLSNRINNLGGSDAADE from the coding sequence ATGCGATCGTTTCCCCTGCCGATCCGGGTGGCTGCCGGACTGGCCAGCACGGCCGTCGAACAGACCCGTCGTCTGCCGGACTGTCTGATCGGCCTTCCGGTCACGGTCACCAGCCAGGCGCTGCAACTGACCATGCGCGTGCAGCAGCAGGTCACCGAACTCGCCATCAAGGGCGACGACCTGCTGGCCGAGCTCCGACAGCCCGAGCAGCAGCCGGAGTGGGCCAGGTTCGACGAGGACGAGCGGACCGAGCGGGCGCAGCCCCCTGCCGCCTCCTCCGAACACCCCGCGGGCGAGACGGTCGACGCGGCGGAGGCGGGCCCGGCGACCGGGGGCGGGAGGACCACACCCACCGGCGAGGACGACGTCTCGGACCTGCTGCCCGACTACGAGGAGATGACGCTGCCGCAGCTGCGCGGCAAGTTACGTCGCCTGAGCCTGTCCGAGCTGCACCGGCTGCTGCGGTACGAGCGCGCGCACTCGCGGCGCCCCGACTTCCTCCAGATGCTGTCCAACCGGATCAACAACCTGGGGGGTTCGGACGCCGCGGACGAGTAA
- a CDS encoding 4-hydroxy-3-methylbut-2-enyl diphosphate reductase, whose translation MSTSPQASEHTETVTESPSTNKRVLLAKPRGYCAGVDRAVDTVERVLDKYGPPVYVRKEIVHNQHVVHNLRERGVVFVEDTEEVPEGSLLVFSAHGVSPAVRESAERRNLRTIDATCPLVTKVHKEVNRFARKDYDILLIGHEGHEEVEGTSGESPDRVQLVDKPEDVDQVEVRDPSKVVWLSQTTLSVDETMERVEQLQERFPDMQAPPSDDICYATSNRQVAVKAMAAECDLVLVVGSQNSSNSKRLVEVALQSGASAAHLIDYASDVDDSWLEGVETVGVTSGASVPDVLVFQVLDYLQERGWGDVEEVTTANEKVSFALPRELRKDLDENPNNPQGVR comes from the coding sequence ATGAGCACCTCGCCGCAGGCTTCCGAGCACACCGAGACCGTCACCGAATCCCCGTCGACGAACAAGCGGGTTCTGCTGGCCAAGCCCCGTGGGTACTGTGCCGGTGTCGATCGTGCGGTGGACACCGTGGAGCGAGTGCTGGACAAGTACGGCCCTCCGGTGTACGTCCGCAAGGAGATCGTGCACAACCAGCACGTGGTGCACAACCTCCGCGAGCGCGGTGTGGTCTTCGTCGAGGACACCGAGGAGGTTCCCGAGGGCTCGCTGCTGGTGTTCTCGGCCCACGGGGTCTCACCGGCCGTCCGCGAGTCCGCGGAGCGGCGCAACCTCCGCACCATCGACGCCACCTGCCCGCTGGTGACGAAGGTGCACAAAGAGGTGAACCGGTTCGCCAGGAAGGACTACGACATCCTGCTGATCGGTCACGAGGGCCACGAGGAAGTGGAAGGCACCTCGGGTGAATCCCCCGACCGGGTTCAGCTCGTGGACAAGCCGGAGGACGTGGACCAGGTCGAGGTGCGTGATCCGTCCAAGGTGGTCTGGCTGTCCCAGACCACGCTCAGCGTGGACGAGACCATGGAACGGGTCGAGCAGCTCCAGGAGCGCTTCCCCGACATGCAGGCCCCGCCGAGCGACGACATCTGCTACGCGACCTCGAACCGCCAGGTGGCGGTCAAGGCGATGGCCGCCGAGTGCGATCTCGTGCTGGTGGTCGGCTCGCAGAACTCCTCGAACTCCAAGCGGCTGGTCGAGGTCGCCCTCCAGTCCGGTGCCAGCGCCGCTCACCTGATCGACTACGCCAGCGACGTCGACGACTCGTGGTTGGAGGGGGTGGAGACCGTCGGCGTGACCAGCGGTGCCTCCGTGCCCGACGTGCTGGTCTTCCAGGTGCTGGACTACCTGCAGGAACGTGGCTGGGGGGACGTCGAGGAGGTCACCACGGCCAACGAGAAGGTTTCCTTCGCCCTGCCGCGGGAACTGCGCAAGGACCTCGACGAGAACCCGAACAACCCCCAGGGAGTGCGTTGA
- a CDS encoding DUF6542 domain-containing protein, whose translation MTATSERKIHTAEGPSNQWAERSAFGNTRSISWWAACLLPLVLTSVCIVIDLLVQSKPGFVFVAGYIVSSLLAVALVRRGSLFGPMVQPPLVIAVTIPTLVLVTGTGFDSGDSGRNVMLSVVTPLINSFPAMATATVLVLLAGLLRIHVLERSNKDGTASRTSKSQSARSESAGAPKTRGRRSPRPDEDQRDEVDAERTTRKTGGPSQRRERGKQGEPTEKRSGSANKQSSRSGREPAGDASREGAGDQRRSARPGRGARQGQRPAEGERNRSGASGEGGRRGERPQQQPGAGKNAPPPNPARGGEGKPPPGREKRSAPPGRAAPGQPSRDGGGGAAKPPQRGGRAEPPGRPRRPRRDEG comes from the coding sequence GTGACCGCGACATCCGAGCGCAAGATCCACACCGCCGAGGGACCCTCGAACCAGTGGGCGGAACGGTCCGCCTTCGGCAACACGCGCAGCATCTCGTGGTGGGCGGCGTGCCTGCTTCCCCTGGTGCTGACGAGCGTGTGCATCGTGATCGACCTCTTGGTCCAGTCGAAACCGGGCTTCGTGTTCGTCGCGGGCTACATCGTGAGCAGTCTGCTCGCGGTCGCTCTGGTACGTCGCGGCAGCCTCTTCGGCCCGATGGTGCAACCGCCCCTGGTCATCGCGGTCACCATCCCCACGCTCGTGCTGGTCACGGGCACCGGCTTCGACTCGGGCGACAGCGGACGCAACGTGATGCTGTCCGTGGTGACGCCGCTGATCAACAGCTTCCCGGCCATGGCGACGGCCACCGTGCTGGTTCTTCTCGCGGGCCTGCTGCGCATTCACGTGCTCGAGCGCTCCAACAAGGACGGGACCGCCTCGAGGACGAGCAAGTCGCAGTCCGCGCGGAGCGAATCGGCGGGCGCTCCGAAGACCAGGGGCCGCAGGAGCCCGCGGCCGGACGAGGACCAGCGCGACGAGGTGGACGCGGAGCGGACCACGCGGAAGACCGGGGGTCCCTCCCAGCGACGCGAGCGGGGGAAACAGGGCGAGCCCACCGAGAAGCGCAGCGGCTCGGCGAACAAGCAGAGTTCCCGGAGCGGGCGGGAACCCGCTGGGGACGCCTCCCGCGAGGGGGCCGGTGACCAGCGCAGGAGCGCCCGCCCCGGCCGCGGTGCGCGGCAGGGGCAACGCCCCGCCGAGGGGGAGCGCAACCGGTCCGGCGCCTCCGGCGAGGGCGGCAGGCGGGGGGAACGCCCCCAGCAACAACCGGGCGCGGGCAAGAACGCCCCTCCCCCGAACCCCGCGCGTGGTGGCGAGGGCAAGCCCCCGCCCGGGCGGGAGAAGCGCTCGGCACCTCCGGGCAGGGCCGCCCCTGGCCAGCCCTCCCGGGACGGTGGAGGCGGCGCGGCGAAACCACCTCAGCGCGGCGGCCGTGCCGAACCCCCGGGCCGTCCCCGGCGGCCACGGCGCGACGAGGGCTGA
- a CDS encoding glycoside hydrolase family 172 protein has product MPTGPVAVTRSGAGRRRSPRRAPGVLALVVATVAATVAATVPEVGTRPARAEPGTTSRSQPPGSEKGSGSEEHSGGKGPVGWRTYRELDRLGAIRQSQHSGQYSSFSRSGSNDDGFEGSYSCLRTDEQGCVIAERAGAGEITSMWFTRQPWGDVTATGNIRIELDGRTVLDAPLTDVVNGELGAPFVWPLVGNAADTAGGAVIKVPMPYRESMRVTVDNNPHFYHVGYRSFADARGVDTFDPTDPARDVIRKLRRFGVADPKPESGTLESRRSDFSLAPGETVRLDPFHGPGRIDELRLRLPRVVAAPRVVDDGRAFGSDGGSSFTARVDPDNEGVRVTRRYDANVGAQVARLRVNGSPAGTWRSGPARPGKWGTQRIEVDEELTAGEEKIRISNEFRSAAVDVNEFRYEVHSKVDGEWVRTDVLDLGPGHPGEERAHDYRIDHEVAQRDSLHARLPGSDERVAESDSILRNTRLRISFDGRTTVDAPIGEFFGSGLGEYDVRRLMSSIDAGKGWYTSWWPMPFRHDATVELVNEGPVPIDEGTLRITTSPDGSDPGRRSGYFHATHHEGHTEPGSDWQFLSARGSGTFYGVTHTMRGRIPRAGAKSDGQPRSLATPRANQRNYLEGDERFYVDGSSSPAWHGTGTEDFYESGWYFRGGATFNMPLAGSPAHEHSGDGCRYDCTGAYRLLLSDAVPFTEELVAGMEHGPANNEPGVYSSTAYWYGGLASRSKRTDVVELGDRASRIAHHYRATGETTEQLTATFEGGRNPGPHTRSTTSTTGEIGFRLRIDPNNSGVRLRRMSDQFHGGQRAVVRVDGRPAGTWAQPLGNESHRWLEDGFDVPPELTRGKSSIRIEITPVEDVPPWSAVRYSAFSRRTPE; this is encoded by the coding sequence ATGCCAACGGGACCAGTCGCGGTCACGCGTTCGGGGGCGGGCCGTCGTCGATCCCCCCGACGTGCACCGGGAGTGCTGGCACTCGTCGTGGCCACCGTGGCCGCGACCGTGGCGGCCACGGTCCCCGAAGTCGGTACCCGCCCGGCGCGTGCCGAGCCGGGAACGACGAGCCGCTCCCAGCCTCCCGGGAGCGAGAAGGGCTCCGGGAGCGAGGAGCACTCCGGGGGCAAGGGACCTGTCGGCTGGCGGACCTACCGCGAGCTGGACCGGCTCGGCGCGATCAGGCAGTCGCAGCACAGCGGACAGTACTCCAGCTTCTCCAGGAGCGGCAGCAACGACGACGGCTTCGAGGGGAGCTACTCCTGCCTGCGCACCGACGAGCAGGGGTGCGTCATCGCGGAACGGGCCGGGGCGGGTGAGATCACCTCGATGTGGTTCACCAGACAACCGTGGGGGGACGTGACCGCGACGGGAAACATCCGCATCGAGCTGGACGGCCGCACCGTGCTCGACGCCCCGCTCACGGACGTGGTCAACGGTGAGCTGGGAGCTCCCTTCGTGTGGCCGCTCGTGGGCAACGCCGCGGACACCGCCGGTGGTGCGGTGATCAAGGTCCCCATGCCCTACCGGGAGTCCATGCGCGTGACGGTGGACAACAATCCGCACTTCTACCACGTGGGGTACCGCTCGTTCGCCGACGCGCGCGGGGTCGACACGTTCGACCCTACGGATCCGGCGCGCGACGTGATCCGCAAGCTCCGCCGGTTCGGCGTGGCCGACCCCAAACCCGAGTCCGGGACGCTGGAGAGCAGGAGGAGCGATTTCTCGCTCGCCCCGGGCGAGACCGTGCGGTTGGATCCGTTCCACGGCCCGGGCAGGATCGACGAGCTGCGGTTGCGGCTCCCGCGGGTCGTGGCAGCACCGCGGGTGGTGGATGACGGACGAGCCTTCGGCTCCGACGGCGGCAGCTCCTTCACGGCGCGGGTGGACCCCGACAACGAGGGAGTGCGGGTAACGCGGCGCTACGACGCCAACGTCGGTGCGCAGGTCGCTCGGCTCCGGGTGAACGGCTCCCCGGCGGGAACCTGGCGCAGCGGACCGGCGCGCCCCGGGAAGTGGGGGACGCAGCGCATCGAGGTGGACGAGGAGCTGACCGCGGGCGAGGAGAAGATCAGGATCTCCAACGAGTTCCGCTCGGCCGCGGTGGACGTCAACGAGTTCCGCTACGAGGTGCACAGCAAGGTCGACGGCGAGTGGGTGCGCACGGACGTGCTGGACCTGGGGCCCGGGCACCCGGGGGAGGAACGGGCGCACGACTACCGCATCGACCACGAGGTGGCCCAGCGCGACAGTCTCCACGCGCGGTTGCCCGGCTCGGATGAGCGGGTCGCGGAGTCGGACTCGATCCTGAGGAACACGCGGTTGCGCATCAGCTTCGACGGGCGGACCACTGTGGACGCGCCGATCGGCGAGTTCTTCGGCTCCGGACTGGGCGAGTACGACGTCCGGAGGCTGATGAGCTCGATCGACGCGGGAAAGGGGTGGTACACCTCCTGGTGGCCGATGCCGTTCCGCCACGACGCGACGGTCGAGCTGGTCAACGAGGGGCCGGTGCCCATCGACGAGGGCACGCTCCGGATCACCACCAGCCCGGACGGGAGCGACCCCGGCAGGAGATCCGGGTACTTCCACGCCACGCACCACGAGGGCCACACCGAACCGGGCTCGGACTGGCAGTTCCTCTCCGCGCGGGGGAGCGGCACCTTCTACGGGGTCACGCACACCATGCGCGGCAGGATCCCGCGGGCGGGTGCCAAATCCGACGGGCAGCCCCGCTCCCTGGCCACCCCGCGTGCCAATCAGCGCAACTACCTGGAGGGTGACGAGCGCTTCTACGTCGACGGTTCGTCCAGCCCGGCCTGGCACGGGACGGGCACGGAGGACTTCTACGAATCGGGCTGGTACTTCCGCGGCGGAGCCACTTTCAACATGCCGCTGGCCGGGAGCCCCGCTCACGAGCACTCCGGGGACGGTTGCCGCTACGACTGCACGGGAGCCTATCGGCTGCTGTTGTCCGACGCCGTTCCGTTCACCGAGGAACTGGTGGCGGGGATGGAGCACGGCCCGGCCAACAACGAGCCCGGGGTCTACAGCTCGACGGCCTACTGGTACGGAGGTCTAGCCTCGCGGAGCAAGCGCACCGACGTCGTCGAACTCGGCGACCGCGCGAGCAGGATCGCGCACCACTACCGGGCCACCGGCGAGACGACCGAGCAGCTGACCGCCACCTTCGAGGGCGGGAGGAACCCGGGGCCGCACACCCGTTCCACCACGTCGACCACGGGCGAGATCGGTTTCCGCCTGCGCATCGATCCGAACAATTCCGGAGTGCGGCTGCGCAGGATGAGCGACCAGTTCCACGGTGGCCAGCGGGCCGTGGTTCGCGTGGACGGGCGTCCGGCCGGTACGTGGGCGCAGCCCCTCGGAAACGAGAGCCACCGGTGGCTGGAGGACGGCTTCGACGTCCCGCCCGAGCTGACCAGGGGCAAGAGCTCGATCCGGATCGAAATCACCCCGGTGGAGGACGTCCCGCCGTGGTCGGCCGTGCGGTACTCCGCCTTCTCCCGGCGGACTCCGGAGTGA
- a CDS encoding LacI family DNA-binding transcriptional regulator, whose amino-acid sequence MATINEVAERAGVSTATVSRTLNGKDTVDSELAARVLAAVAELDYRPNGPARNLRRQETPVLALVISDVENPFFTAISRGVEDVAHAAGYSVVLCNSDDDADKERSYVSVALEERVAGILLSPTGHTSGGELLNDTATPFVALDRPLPDAPGDTVLVDTGSAAREATEHLAAQGYRRLGCITGPAGVPTADERLAGYRAGLRAAGMPDCSSLVRRSEFKAAGAGRAARSLLESTRPPDALLVANNAMALGVLETLRELGVRAGSDVGLVAFDDAPWARLLDPPLSVVAQPAYDIGAVGARLLLNRIGNERGEPSTTTLSAHLVPRASSDPR is encoded by the coding sequence GTGGCGACGATCAACGAGGTGGCCGAGCGGGCCGGTGTGTCCACGGCCACCGTGTCCAGGACCCTGAACGGCAAGGACACGGTGGACTCCGAACTGGCCGCACGGGTGCTCGCCGCGGTGGCGGAACTCGACTACCGGCCGAACGGGCCTGCGCGAAACCTGCGAAGACAGGAGACCCCCGTGCTGGCCCTGGTCATATCCGATGTGGAGAACCCGTTCTTCACCGCCATCTCCCGGGGAGTGGAGGACGTGGCGCACGCGGCCGGGTACTCGGTGGTGCTGTGCAACTCCGACGACGACGCGGACAAGGAGCGCTCCTACGTCTCCGTGGCGCTGGAGGAGCGGGTGGCGGGGATACTGCTCTCCCCGACCGGACACACCTCGGGCGGAGAGCTGCTCAACGACACCGCGACCCCCTTCGTGGCGCTGGATCGCCCACTTCCCGACGCGCCCGGGGACACTGTCCTGGTGGACACCGGTTCCGCGGCGCGGGAGGCCACGGAACACCTGGCCGCACAGGGCTACCGGCGCCTCGGGTGCATAACCGGCCCCGCTGGGGTTCCCACCGCGGACGAGCGACTCGCGGGATACCGCGCCGGGCTGCGCGCGGCCGGGATGCCCGACTGCTCCTCGCTCGTGCGCCGCAGCGAGTTCAAGGCCGCGGGGGCCGGACGTGCCGCGCGTTCGCTGCTGGAGTCCACCCGGCCGCCCGACGCGCTGCTCGTGGCCAACAACGCCATGGCGCTCGGGGTGCTGGAAACCCTGCGTGAACTGGGGGTGCGTGCCGGAAGCGACGTGGGACTGGTGGCCTTCGACGACGCGCCCTGGGCACGACTGCTCGATCCACCGCTCTCCGTGGTGGCCCAGCCCGCCTACGACATCGGCGCCGTGGGCGCGCGACTGCTGCTGAACCGCATCGGGAACGAGCGCGGCGAGCCGAGCACCACCACGCTGTCCGCGCACCTGGTTCCGCGGGCCAGCAGCGATCCGCGCTGA
- a CDS encoding FGGY-family carbohydrate kinase: MAAVLLGIDIGTSGSKGVLTTTDGKVLARAERAHRTRYPRPGWVEHDPEEIWWNDFRELVTELLPAAEGHELAALGVSGIGPVLLPADEHGTALRPAILYGVDTRATAEISDLEGELGAEEILRHGGSALSSQAVGPKVRWLVNNEPEVYRRTAKLLMCSSYLVHRLTGRYVLDHHSASQCDPLYDLHGRRWFPEWSSRVAPGLELPELAWPTEVVGRVGGAAAAETGLPEGLPVTTGTVDAWAEAASVGVRNPGDVMLMYGTTMFFVQVLREPLAHPALWATCGAYPDTYTLAAGMATSGAVTDWLRGLFGSEFSELVAAASEVPAGSRGLLLLPYFAGERTPVFDPDARGMLFGLTTSHGRAEVYRSALEGIAYGVRHNLEAMRDSGAEVERLVAVGGGTTGGLWTRVVSDVTGMPQSVPRETVGACYGDALLAGVATGVAVDPDGWNPVAETVEPDVANAERYDAFYRHYRSLHERTVDTAHFLAGQQRAAE; this comes from the coding sequence ATGGCAGCGGTACTGCTCGGCATCGACATCGGCACGTCCGGTTCGAAGGGAGTGCTGACCACAACCGACGGAAAGGTCCTCGCCAGGGCCGAGCGCGCCCACCGGACGCGGTATCCCCGTCCGGGATGGGTCGAGCACGACCCGGAGGAGATCTGGTGGAACGACTTCCGCGAGCTGGTCACCGAGCTGCTGCCCGCCGCGGAGGGCCACGAGCTGGCCGCTCTGGGGGTGAGCGGCATCGGACCGGTGCTGCTTCCCGCCGACGAGCACGGCACCGCGCTGCGGCCCGCGATCCTGTACGGCGTCGACACCAGGGCCACGGCCGAGATATCCGATCTGGAGGGCGAGCTGGGGGCGGAGGAGATCCTGCGCCACGGTGGTTCCGCGCTGAGCAGCCAGGCGGTGGGACCGAAGGTCCGCTGGCTGGTCAACAACGAACCCGAGGTGTACCGGCGCACCGCGAAGCTGCTGATGTGCTCCTCGTACCTGGTGCACCGGTTGACCGGGCGCTACGTGCTCGACCACCACTCCGCCAGCCAGTGCGATCCGCTCTACGACCTGCACGGCAGGCGCTGGTTCCCCGAGTGGTCGAGCAGGGTGGCTCCCGGGCTGGAACTGCCCGAGCTCGCCTGGCCGACCGAGGTGGTCGGGCGGGTCGGCGGTGCCGCCGCGGCCGAGACCGGCCTGCCGGAGGGACTGCCCGTGACCACGGGGACCGTGGACGCGTGGGCCGAGGCCGCCAGCGTGGGGGTGCGGAACCCGGGCGACGTGATGCTGATGTACGGCACCACCATGTTCTTCGTGCAGGTGCTGCGCGAGCCGCTCGCGCACCCCGCGCTGTGGGCCACCTGCGGTGCCTACCCGGACACGTACACGCTGGCCGCGGGGATGGCCACCTCGGGCGCGGTGACCGACTGGTTGCGCGGGCTGTTCGGCTCGGAGTTCTCCGAACTGGTCGCTGCCGCCTCCGAGGTTCCGGCCGGAAGCAGGGGGTTGCTGCTGCTGCCCTACTTCGCGGGGGAGCGCACCCCGGTGTTCGACCCGGACGCCAGGGGGATGCTGTTCGGGCTGACCACTTCGCACGGACGCGCCGAGGTCTACCGCAGCGCTCTCGAGGGGATCGCCTACGGGGTGCGGCACAACCTGGAGGCCATGCGGGACTCCGGGGCGGAGGTGGAACGGCTGGTCGCCGTCGGCGGGGGGACCACGGGTGGACTGTGGACGCGCGTAGTTTCCGACGTCACCGGGATGCCCCAGTCGGTTCCGCGGGAGACGGTGGGCGCGTGCTACGGCGACGCGCTGCTCGCCGGGGTAGCCACCGGGGTGGCGGTCGATCCGGACGGGTGGAACCCGGTGGCGGAGACGGTGGAACCCGACGTCGCCAACGCGGAGCGCTACGACGCCTTCTACCGGCACTACAGGAGCCTGCACGAACGCACCGTCGACACCGCGCACTTCCTCGCCGGGCAGCAGCGCGCCGCTGAGTGA
- a CDS encoding DNA recombination protein RmuC, whose translation MGSGFLGVLVVVLILLFAGALTMMWRLYTDNARRADEALRMLDEERSRSTKQQAELRRYEVTFASTNGRGELGEQALVRTATALGLREGVHFTQQTDIAGGGAARPDLVLTVGGGRRVPVDAKASLAVWAEAVETDDPEERSEALRVHAKNIRARANELAGKDYRRWADAIYGTVMFVPSDSAVVAALDADPNLLTWLLDKRVFLCGPTGFAVLASAAMFAATEQAISEDMERVRAQAVRAQRAAGSAVEAVNLSSTHLQRFVSARRRELDALENFRGAVQPLAELSDSTETGQVGRETESIAVDGEGG comes from the coding sequence GTGGGATCGGGATTTCTCGGGGTGCTGGTCGTGGTGCTGATACTGCTGTTCGCGGGGGCTCTCACGATGATGTGGCGGCTCTACACCGACAACGCGCGCCGCGCGGACGAAGCGCTGCGGATGCTGGACGAGGAGCGGTCCCGCAGCACCAAGCAGCAGGCGGAGCTGCGCCGCTACGAGGTCACCTTCGCCTCGACCAACGGTCGCGGCGAACTGGGTGAGCAGGCGCTGGTGCGCACCGCCACCGCCCTCGGCCTGCGCGAAGGGGTGCACTTCACCCAGCAGACCGACATAGCGGGCGGCGGCGCGGCCCGCCCGGACCTGGTGCTCACCGTGGGCGGGGGACGGCGCGTGCCGGTGGACGCGAAGGCCAGCCTGGCGGTGTGGGCCGAGGCCGTGGAGACCGACGACCCCGAGGAACGCAGCGAAGCGCTGCGGGTGCACGCCAAGAACATCAGGGCGCGGGCCAACGAGCTGGCGGGCAAGGACTACCGGCGCTGGGCCGACGCCATCTACGGGACCGTCATGTTCGTCCCCTCGGACTCGGCCGTGGTCGCCGCGCTGGACGCCGACCCGAACCTGCTCACGTGGCTGCTGGACAAACGGGTGTTCCTCTGCGGGCCGACCGGGTTCGCCGTGCTGGCCTCGGCCGCGATGTTCGCGGCCACGGAGCAGGCCATCTCCGAGGACATGGAACGGGTCCGCGCCCAGGCGGTGCGCGCCCAGCGCGCGGCCGGGTCCGCCGTGGAGGCGGTGAACCTGTCGAGCACGCACCTGCAGCGGTTCGTGTCCGCACGACGCAGGGAACTGGACGCGCTGGAGAACTTCCGCGGCGCGGTCCAACCGCTGGCCGAGCTGTCCGACTCCACCGAAACCGGTCAGGTCGGGCGGGAGACGGAGTCCATCGCGGTGGACGGGGAGGGCGGGTGA